The Bdellovibrio sp. NC01 genome includes the window CCAACAAGCTGCATATCCAATGCATGTCCGCCCAATTCAAATTTCACTGGGCGCAGTTCTGGATTCATTAATTGCCACAATGTTGGAACAGAGCCGTTGTGAAGATACGGAGCCGTATACCACAAACCCGACAAAATCGGCGCCACATAACCGCCCATTGAATGACCGGCATCAACGTATTTACCAATCGCCGTTTTATCGCTGTAGTCTTTAATAGCTTGATCGACGTTCTGCCAACGAAGCGGGTCCGTACCAATCGCTTCCGATTTCATGAACTTATTCGGAAAGCTTAAAAGCTGAGGATTCAGGCCGTCTGAATAAACGCCATGACATTGCGAACAGCTTTTCGCAAATACTTGTGAACCACGAAGTGCCGCTTCGCTATCGATGACACCTGGATATGCCGGTGGTTTGTTATACTGAAGAACCGAAAAGATTTCTTTCACACGCGGCACCGCTTTTTCCGCATTTCCCATCGTGTTGCCCATGGCAGAGAACGTAAAGAAACTTGCAAGCTCTGCCAGCTTAGAACCCCATGACGGATTCATAGCTTCGTTTCTTTCGATATTTCTGAAGCGCTCGGTGTTCTTCACACCGTAAGCACCATCATAAGTTAATGACGAACGGAAACCACGGTAAGAGATATCAGGAATCGACACGAAACCTGCTTCATGGGGATCATAAACAAAGGCGTCTTTTTTCAATTTCGCATCACGCTTAAAGGCGCCTACACCGTTCGTGATCCCAGCTCCACCATTCGGGAACGGCAGAACTTTTCCAGACTTCGCTTCCATCTTCGCGAGTTCTTTTTTAATGATCGGCAATAGGTCTTTAGAAATAGTTTTGTATTCAAGCGCATCGATATTTGGATAAGCTTCTTTCAATTTAGCCAAGAACAAATCCGGATTGTTCGCTGCGATCTTAAGGCCTTTATAAATTCCGCCTAAGAAACCATCGAAATTCAACGAACTATTCGGAGCACCCAACCACACATTTCGTGTCGGCATACCTTGCGCATCGTAAGTTACGCCACCGTGGCAGGCAGCACACGTGATATTGGCCACCTCAAGGCCCATGCGACGGCCCACGATATTCACTTCAATATTTTGTCTTACCAAACCAAAAGTTTTTTCGCCCGTCAACTCGGGACGAACTGCCAAATCATCGCGCCAGTTAGCAATGCCTTGCGCACGAATGAAACCGAATTTCTGCATGGTTTTAGGAAGATTTTTTCCATCAATTTTTTGTTGAGTGTCTTGAGCATCAGCCAACAGCAAGGCTGTCCCGTAAACTTTCAAAGGTAAGATATTGGTATTCATCAAGCCGTTCAACGACAAGGAATTTAAGCTGTCGTAAACGAAGCGCACCTGCCCCAGGTTTTTCTGCTCCCCGTTTTTTTCGCGATAACGATTGAACTCTAAAGAGTCCCACGGAGTCTCTAGACAACCTGATAAAAGCGCGCAAAACGACACTGCTGTCAAAAGCTTATATACCTTTGAGTGCTTCATTGCTTATTCCTTTGTTTACTTACCTTAGGAAATAAACAAAGCAAAGACAGCGCCAACGAAAAAGCCCCGGAATCACCCAGGGCTTTTTGGCTTTTTATATCTGAAATTTAATACTAACTAAGACTCTTTAAGAACTTACGAACGAAGGATCTTTTAATCACGTTCAAAGGGAATTTCAGCGGCTTTTCAACGCGCATTTTCCAAGGATTCCAGAAAATCCCGCGATACGTCGCCTGCGTTTTTTTATTCAAAAGAACTTTCATCGCCTCGTAACTCATCATGATGCCGGTGCCCCACACCATCGGAGCCAGCGAAATTCTTTTTCTTTTACCCGTAATCATTTCCGCTGCATATTTCAAAACCACATGATCGGAACTTGAGGAATTCGTTAGGACGTATTCCATCTCTTTACCCGAACATTCCTTCACCATTTCATCCGTCAAACCCTCAGGGCGCAAACGCACCGAAGGAAATTGCATGAATTCTTCCGGACGAGGATCTTGCGGTTTCACGACGTAAACATTCGGCAAAGTAGAGGCAAAAGCATCGATTACCGTCTTGTTGTGATCGCGACCAGCACGCATCAACAACAACGTCGCTTTCACGTCATCGCAGCCGTTAATAACTAAATCCACACGCGGCATGATCTCATTCAAACGATCAGGCCACTCACCACCCCAAACTTCCAATTGAATTTCAGGATTAATTTTTAGCAGAGCTTGGCGCGATACTTCCGCCTTCGACATGCCCACTGTATCCAAATTTGAAAAGATCTGACGATTGAAGTTACTGACTTCAAAAGTATCGATATCGGCGATGATGAATTTGCCTACACCCACACGTGCAAGACAGGCAAGAGCTGCTCCGCCCATGCCGCCGACTCCTGGAATGAAGATCGTGCTATTGCGAAGTTTGGCTTGTTCTTCTTCAGTGATAAAACCTAAGTTGCGAGTGACAAATTCTTCATAGCTAAACATTATTTTTTCCACTCCATCTCTTGATAAGAAAGACGAGCTGGTGCTGGCTTCTTATAAGAATCGCCCAGTGGACCGACTCTTAAAACGTTCACAATTTCTTGGCCTTTGGTATTCAATTTCTTTTGCACCAAATCCAAAGCAGGCTTGTCATCAGTTAATAACGATAGCGGCGCACCGAACAGATTCATCTCTGTCAAAGTCAGCCACGCACGCATAAACGCGCGGCCCTTATCGATATCATTATGTGATTTACATAAAATCACGGCTAAGGCTGAAGCAGATTGAATTTGTCCCGCTTCACTTACAAGAGCTTTCGCCATTCCAAGCTTTGCCAAGAAATCAAAAATTGATTTCTTCAAAACAACCGAGGCTCCCCATGCTTCCACTCCGCTAAGGCTCATTGATTCCGTATTCAAGCCATCCTTCGACCATTTGGGATGAGACGAACTAAAACGCATCCACGAATAAAGTTCTTCCAGATATCCAGGCAAAGTCAGAAAGCGGTAATTCACGTTATCGAAGATTTGTGAAACATCTTTTAAATCAGCAGGCTTCGTCAAAAACTCAATCGTAAAACCATCACTTGTTGCCAAGTGATTTTGGATTGATTTCTTCTTAGTGAATTTACCACGATAACTAAAACGTCTTGTCAGTTGATTGGCTAAAACATCTTTAGGCACACCGCTTGTGCGTTTTAAACGCGCCATCGGTTGACCTTGTTCAGCCGTTTGTTTTGCTTCGACAATTTCAATGCCTTCTCCCTCTGCCGA containing:
- a CDS encoding ThiF family adenylyltransferase, whose translation is MEKIMFSYEEFVTRNLGFITEEEQAKLRNSTIFIPGVGGMGGAALACLARVGVGKFIIADIDTFEVSNFNRQIFSNLDTVGMSKAEVSRQALLKINPEIQLEVWGGEWPDRLNEIMPRVDLVINGCDDVKATLLLMRAGRDHNKTVIDAFASTLPNVYVVKPQDPRPEEFMQFPSVRLRPEGLTDEMVKECSGKEMEYVLTNSSSSDHVVLKYAAEMITGKRKRISLAPMVWGTGIMMSYEAMKVLLNKKTQATYRGIFWNPWKMRVEKPLKFPLNVIKRSFVRKFLKSLS